One stretch of Serinicoccus hydrothermalis DNA includes these proteins:
- a CDS encoding SDR family NAD(P)-dependent oxidoreductase — MGTALVTGASSGLGREYAVQLATRGHDLVLVARDRDRLEGLATELVARHRVEVEVVLADLTDREELARVAERVGDPERPVDLLVNNAGFGSRRGFVRGELAEEEAALDLMVRAVMVLSHAAGGAMRARGRGAILNVSSVASYAVMGHYSAIKAYVTVFSEALATELAPHGVTVTAVCPGFVHTEFHQRAEMNMSRLPDALWLEAPDVVRASLDDVSAGRVVSVPSLPYKVLVGVLRVAPRRLTRTVAGSLAARRRAPHPPG; from the coding sequence ATGGGAACAGCGCTGGTGACCGGGGCCTCGTCCGGCCTGGGTCGGGAGTATGCCGTCCAGCTCGCCACGCGCGGACACGACCTCGTGCTCGTGGCGCGCGACCGCGACCGGCTGGAGGGCCTGGCCACCGAGCTCGTGGCGCGGCACCGCGTCGAGGTCGAGGTGGTCCTCGCCGACCTGACCGACCGGGAGGAGCTGGCGCGGGTCGCAGAACGCGTGGGCGACCCCGAGCGGCCGGTCGACCTGCTGGTCAACAACGCCGGCTTCGGCTCCAGGCGTGGCTTCGTCCGTGGTGAGCTGGCCGAGGAGGAGGCGGCCCTGGACCTCATGGTCCGGGCGGTGATGGTCCTCTCGCACGCGGCCGGCGGGGCCATGCGGGCCCGGGGCCGCGGCGCGATCCTCAACGTCTCCTCCGTCGCGTCCTACGCGGTGATGGGCCACTACTCGGCCATCAAGGCCTACGTCACGGTCTTCTCCGAGGCCCTGGCCACCGAGCTGGCGCCGCACGGCGTCACCGTCACCGCGGTCTGTCCCGGCTTCGTGCACACCGAGTTCCACCAGCGGGCCGAGATGAACATGTCCCGCCTGCCGGACGCGCTCTGGCTCGAGGCGCCCGACGTGGTGCGGGCCAGCCTCGACGACGTCTCGGCCGGACGGGTCGTGTCCGTGCCGTCGCTGCCCTACAAGGTGCTGGTCGGGGTGCTGCGGGTGGCCCCGCGCCGGCTCACGCGCACCGTGGCGGGCTCCCTCGCCGCCCGACGGCGCGCGCCGCACCCTCCGGGATGA
- a CDS encoding deoxyribonuclease IV: MSTPALGAHVEQTDPIAEAQARKASLVQFFLGDPQGYKGPEVRFEGGAQALRSAAQEAGVDLYVHAPYIINVATLNNRIRIPSRKLLQQHLDAATEIGAKGLIVHGGHVGADDDPEKGFDNWRKAIASLTIGDTPVLIENTAGGDNAMARHLDRIARVWEAISATQDAERVGFCLDTCHAWAGGIELGDVVDQVRAITGRIDLVHANDSRDAAGSGADRHANLGSGQLPADELADVVRAAGAPVVVETPGGAQEHVADLDWLREHL; this comes from the coding sequence ATGAGCACGCCGGCCCTGGGAGCACATGTCGAGCAGACCGACCCGATCGCCGAGGCGCAGGCGCGCAAGGCGTCGCTGGTGCAGTTCTTCCTCGGGGACCCCCAGGGCTACAAGGGGCCGGAGGTGCGCTTCGAGGGCGGCGCGCAGGCGTTGCGCAGCGCGGCGCAGGAGGCCGGCGTCGACCTCTACGTCCACGCGCCCTACATCATCAACGTCGCGACGCTCAACAACCGCATCCGCATCCCCTCGCGCAAGCTGCTCCAGCAGCACCTCGACGCGGCGACCGAGATCGGCGCCAAGGGGCTCATCGTGCACGGCGGTCACGTGGGTGCCGACGACGACCCGGAGAAGGGCTTCGACAACTGGCGCAAGGCCATCGCGTCGCTGACGATCGGCGACACCCCGGTGCTCATCGAGAACACCGCGGGCGGCGACAACGCCATGGCCCGCCACCTCGACCGGATCGCCCGCGTCTGGGAGGCGATCAGCGCGACGCAGGACGCCGAGCGGGTCGGCTTCTGCCTCGACACCTGCCACGCCTGGGCCGGTGGCATCGAGCTCGGCGACGTCGTGGACCAGGTGCGTGCCATCACCGGCCGCATCGACCTCGTGCACGCCAACGACTCGCGGGACGCCGCCGGGTCGGGTGCCGACCGGCACGCCAACCTGGGCTCCGGGCAGCTCCCTGCGGACGAGCTGGCCGACGTGGTGCGCGCCGCCGGGGCGCCGGTCGTCGTCGAGACCCCGGGCGGGGCGCAGGAGCACGTCGCCGACCTCGACTGGCTGCGCGAGCACCTCTGA
- a CDS encoding SRPBCC family protein, with product MASFWFDVLVPGPPEQVWGRLWDLERHTAAIPLTTALGGPLGPGAGFVARTRLGPVRIDDEMVVREWSPPAHAVVEKVGRPLGGRIEVSLRAAGPDTRVRWEQGYAVTGVPDALAALAAPAVRAAYLRAVRQITAP from the coding sequence GTGGCCTCCTTCTGGTTCGACGTGCTCGTCCCCGGACCGCCCGAGCAGGTCTGGGGACGGCTCTGGGACCTCGAGCGGCACACCGCGGCCATCCCGCTGACGACCGCTCTCGGCGGGCCGCTGGGCCCGGGCGCGGGCTTCGTCGCCCGGACCCGCCTCGGGCCGGTGCGGATCGACGACGAGATGGTGGTCCGCGAGTGGTCGCCGCCCGCGCACGCCGTCGTGGAGAAGGTCGGCCGCCCCCTCGGCGGCCGGATCGAGGTCAGCCTGCGCGCCGCCGGGCCGGACACCCGGGTCCGCTGGGAGCAGGGGTATGCCGTGACCGGGGTGCCCGACGCCCTCGCGGCGCTGGCTGCCCCGGCCGTGCGCGCGGCATACCTGCGCGCGGTGCGGCAGATCACCGCACCCTGA
- the aztD gene encoding zinc metallochaperone AztD produces the protein MHRSLLLLTLTASLLLAGCATEPRTSGAGTDEQQDDSSTEDTGSMESEDSEQTAEGSASEDSEAAATVEAAGPTPRLAVTYDGGVLVLDALSLEVEGDLEAEGFTRLNPAGDGRHLFLTEGDAFRLLDAGTWSEPHGNHNHSYTTAPAVTGLAAEGSHPGHVVRHAGTTALYFDGAGRIDLVDPTELDATAAELPVTESIEVADPHHGVAVRLEDGSLLETVGTEEERTGARVLDADGEEVATTDECPGVHGETVAEGEAVVLGCEDGPVVYADGSFTKVASPDDYGRVGNVAGTELSHVVLGDYKVDEDAELERPERVSLTDTETGEMQLVDLGTSYSFRSLARGPQGEALVLGTDGALHVIDAESGEVTEEVPVVEAWEEPLEWQEPRPTVFVHGQFGFVTEPASNEIHIVDLDNMQVIDSAELPEVPNEVSGVSGDLETGDEGGHHEDGEHDHEHDEEGHTS, from the coding sequence ATGCATAGAAGCCTCCTTCTCCTGACCCTGACCGCCTCCCTCCTGCTCGCGGGCTGCGCCACCGAGCCCAGGACGTCCGGAGCCGGGACCGACGAGCAGCAGGACGACTCCAGCACCGAGGACACCGGGTCCATGGAGTCCGAGGACTCCGAGCAGACGGCGGAGGGGTCGGCCAGCGAGGACTCCGAGGCCGCCGCCACCGTGGAGGCGGCCGGTCCCACGCCCCGCCTGGCCGTGACCTACGACGGCGGCGTCCTCGTGCTCGACGCCCTGTCCCTCGAGGTCGAGGGCGACCTCGAGGCGGAGGGGTTCACCCGGCTCAACCCCGCCGGTGACGGCCGGCACCTCTTCCTCACCGAGGGCGACGCGTTCCGCCTGCTCGACGCGGGGACGTGGAGCGAGCCGCACGGCAACCACAACCACAGCTACACGACCGCCCCTGCAGTGACCGGCCTGGCCGCCGAGGGCTCGCACCCCGGCCACGTCGTACGCCATGCCGGCACGACGGCGCTCTACTTCGACGGCGCCGGCCGGATCGACCTGGTCGACCCCACCGAGCTGGACGCCACGGCCGCCGAGCTGCCGGTGACCGAGTCGATCGAGGTCGCCGACCCGCATCACGGCGTCGCGGTGCGGCTCGAGGACGGGTCGCTGCTCGAGACGGTGGGCACCGAGGAGGAGCGCACCGGGGCCAGGGTCCTCGACGCCGACGGCGAGGAGGTCGCCACCACCGACGAGTGCCCCGGGGTGCACGGGGAGACCGTCGCCGAGGGTGAGGCCGTCGTGCTGGGCTGCGAGGACGGCCCCGTGGTGTATGCCGACGGCTCGTTCACCAAGGTCGCGTCCCCGGACGACTACGGCCGGGTCGGCAACGTCGCCGGCACCGAGCTCTCCCACGTGGTCCTCGGCGACTACAAGGTGGACGAGGACGCCGAGCTGGAGCGGCCCGAGCGGGTCAGCCTGACCGACACCGAGACCGGCGAGATGCAGCTGGTCGACCTGGGCACGTCATACTCCTTCCGCTCCCTCGCCCGCGGACCGCAGGGTGAGGCGCTGGTCCTCGGGACCGACGGGGCGCTGCACGTGATCGACGCCGAGAGCGGCGAGGTCACCGAGGAGGTCCCGGTCGTCGAGGCGTGGGAGGAGCCGCTGGAGTGGCAGGAGCCGCGGCCGACCGTCTTCGTCCACGGTCAGTTCGGCTTCGTCACCGAGCCAGCCTCGAACGAGATCCACATCGTCGACCTGGACAACATGCAGGTCATCGACTCGGCCGAGCTCCCCGAGGTCCCCAACGAGGTCTCCGGGGTCTCCGGCGACCTCGAGACCGGTGACGAGGGCGGTCACCACGAGGACGGCGAGCACGACCACGAGCACGACGAGGAGGGGCACACCTCCTGA
- a CDS encoding exodeoxyribonuclease III: MRIATWNCNSIRSRVDRAVALLERHDLDVLALQETKCRDDQFPLLPFEQAGYEVAHVGLNQWNGVAVVSRVGLEQVEVGFPGQPTWGSGDAEAVVEARALGATCGGVRVWSLYVPNGRSLEDPHLGYKLAWLEALRTAGAGWLDAQPEAPVALMGDWNIAPTDEDVWSVEFYEGRTHTSPAEREAFRAVVEAGYADLTREHTPGPGTYTYWDYTQLAFPKRRGMRIDFCLGSPALAARVEGAFIDREERKGKGASDHAPVVLDIA, encoded by the coding sequence GTGCGCATCGCGACGTGGAACTGCAACAGCATCCGGAGCCGCGTGGACCGGGCGGTCGCGCTGCTCGAGCGGCACGACCTGGACGTGCTCGCCCTCCAGGAGACGAAGTGCCGGGACGACCAGTTCCCGCTGCTGCCCTTCGAGCAGGCGGGCTACGAGGTCGCGCACGTCGGGCTGAACCAGTGGAACGGCGTGGCGGTCGTCAGCCGGGTCGGGCTGGAGCAGGTCGAGGTCGGCTTCCCCGGGCAGCCGACGTGGGGATCCGGGGACGCCGAGGCCGTCGTCGAGGCGCGGGCGCTCGGCGCGACCTGCGGCGGCGTGCGGGTATGGAGCCTCTACGTGCCCAACGGCCGCTCGTTGGAGGACCCGCACCTGGGCTACAAGCTCGCGTGGCTGGAGGCGCTGCGGACGGCCGGCGCCGGGTGGCTGGACGCGCAGCCGGAGGCGCCCGTCGCGCTGATGGGCGACTGGAACATCGCCCCGACCGACGAGGACGTCTGGTCGGTCGAGTTCTACGAGGGGCGGACGCATACCAGCCCGGCGGAGCGCGAGGCCTTCCGCGCCGTCGTGGAGGCGGGGTATGCCGACCTCACCCGGGAGCACACGCCCGGCCCGGGGACCTACACCTACTGGGACTACACCCAGCTGGCCTTCCCGAAGCGGCGCGGCATGCGCATCGACTTCTGCCTCGGCTCGCCGGCCCTCGCCGCGCGGGTGGAGGGCGCCTTCATCGACCGGGAGGAGCGCAAGGGCAAGGGCGCCTCGGACCACGCGCCGGTGGTCCTGGACATCGCCTGA
- a CDS encoding MFS transporter: MTAHAPEPADHEEAGPPPRPASVWSAPGMVAIGIVALTGFSGYAALLPVAPLWAVNGGADSGGAGLVNFVLLGMTVATQFAVPWSISRLGWAWVLSLGMLFLGVPSLLHGFTDALAPTLALSAVRGVGFGILTVAANAAAVLLVEPARRGAAVGAYSAALSIPNVIFMPLGGWAAQTLGYWPVFAVGAIPLLGIPACIAVARHLPARATHHPRQAEVEEPPATVRTYLALLRPTLVLLAVTLAGGAVITFAPQLVALPWLSAAGLFAMGLVSAITRWRIGEVTDRIGVDRLVAPFIVLTVAVFTVMAWLVHEPVTTGQAAAWVLTCAFVGLCYGALQNLTMLQAFAAAGPRRVGTASTVWNAGFDTGTASGSLLVGAVAVGAGFGWGMALVAAISLLTLPLALVHARR; the protein is encoded by the coding sequence GTGACCGCGCACGCGCCCGAGCCGGCCGACCACGAGGAGGCCGGCCCACCTCCGCGTCCTGCGTCGGTCTGGTCCGCGCCGGGCATGGTCGCGATCGGGATCGTCGCGCTCACCGGCTTCTCCGGGTATGCCGCGCTCCTGCCGGTCGCGCCGCTGTGGGCCGTCAACGGCGGTGCCGACAGCGGCGGCGCCGGCCTGGTCAACTTCGTCCTGCTCGGCATGACCGTCGCCACCCAGTTCGCCGTCCCCTGGTCGATCAGCCGCCTCGGCTGGGCGTGGGTGCTGTCGCTGGGGATGCTCTTCCTCGGCGTGCCATCGCTGCTGCACGGGTTCACCGACGCGCTGGCACCGACCCTGGCGCTCTCGGCCGTGCGCGGGGTCGGCTTCGGCATCCTCACCGTCGCCGCCAACGCCGCCGCCGTCCTCCTCGTCGAGCCCGCGCGGCGCGGCGCGGCGGTCGGGGCATACTCGGCGGCGCTGTCGATCCCCAACGTCATCTTCATGCCGCTCGGCGGCTGGGCCGCGCAGACGCTCGGCTACTGGCCGGTCTTCGCGGTCGGCGCCATCCCGCTGCTCGGCATCCCCGCGTGCATCGCGGTCGCGCGCCACCTGCCGGCCCGGGCGACGCACCACCCTCGCCAGGCCGAGGTGGAGGAACCACCGGCGACCGTCCGCACCTACCTGGCGCTGCTCCGGCCGACCCTCGTCCTGCTCGCCGTGACCCTGGCCGGTGGCGCCGTCATCACCTTCGCCCCGCAGCTGGTCGCCCTGCCCTGGCTCTCGGCGGCCGGCCTCTTCGCCATGGGTCTGGTCTCGGCCATCACGCGCTGGCGCATCGGCGAGGTCACCGACCGCATCGGCGTGGACCGCCTGGTGGCGCCCTTCATCGTCCTGACCGTCGCGGTCTTCACCGTGATGGCGTGGCTGGTGCACGAGCCGGTCACCACGGGTCAGGCCGCAGCATGGGTGCTGACCTGCGCCTTCGTCGGCCTCTGCTACGGGGCTCTGCAGAACCTCACGATGCTCCAGGCCTTCGCCGCGGCCGGCCCGCGGCGCGTCGGCACGGCCAGCACGGTCTGGAACGCGGGCTTCGACACCGGCACGGCCAGCGGCTCGCTCCTCGTCGGTGCCGTGGCCGTGGGGGCGGGCTTCGGCTGGGGTATGGCCCTCGTCGCCGCGATCTCGCTGCTCACCCTGCCGCTCGCGCTGGTCCACGCCCGCCGCTGA
- a CDS encoding HhH-GPD-type base excision DNA repair protein — protein MSDTLHLVGEAEADRILTEHPFALLTGMLLDQQIPMEVAFDGPRKILERLGSVDPAAIAQTDPEEFVALCATPPSVHRFPKSMGQRVHDLATAVVQDYDGDSAAIWTQGEPDGKEILKRLKALPGYGDQKARIFLALLGKQRGLTADGWREAAGDYGRDGVHMSIADVTSADSLQQVRAYKKEKKAAAKAARA, from the coding sequence ATGAGCGACACCCTGCACCTGGTCGGCGAGGCCGAGGCCGACCGCATCCTCACCGAGCACCCGTTCGCGCTGCTCACCGGCATGCTCCTGGACCAGCAGATCCCGATGGAGGTCGCCTTCGACGGCCCGCGCAAGATCCTCGAGCGGCTCGGGTCGGTCGACCCGGCCGCGATCGCGCAGACCGACCCCGAGGAGTTCGTCGCGCTCTGTGCCACCCCGCCCTCGGTGCACCGCTTCCCGAAGTCCATGGGCCAGCGGGTGCACGACCTCGCCACCGCGGTCGTCCAGGACTACGACGGCGACAGCGCGGCGATCTGGACCCAGGGGGAGCCCGACGGCAAGGAGATCCTCAAGCGGCTCAAGGCACTCCCCGGCTACGGCGACCAGAAGGCCCGCATCTTCCTCGCCCTGCTCGGCAAGCAGCGCGGCCTGACGGCGGACGGCTGGCGCGAGGCTGCCGGCGACTACGGCCGGGACGGTGTCCACATGTCCATCGCCGACGTGACGAGCGCCGACTCCCTGCAGCAGGTGCGCGCCTACAAGAAGGAGAAGAAGGCCGCCGCCAAGGCCGCGCGCGCGTGA
- a CDS encoding DinB family protein — MEPDDAAVRGADPEVQAWAFIDQHRAMLRASLHGLTEEEARASLVPSPTTLLGLVKHAAFVERVWFGEAVTGRPRSELGIPETVDESFELTADDTVGSVLAEHAAAVAESRAAVEGMTGDSMLTGNRRGPLPLRWVLLHVLRELAQHCGHADILREQVLAARD; from the coding sequence ATGGAGCCTGATGACGCGGCGGTGCGCGGCGCCGACCCGGAGGTGCAGGCGTGGGCCTTCATCGACCAGCACCGGGCGATGCTGCGCGCCTCGCTCCACGGGCTCACCGAGGAGGAGGCGCGGGCCTCGCTGGTGCCTTCGCCGACGACCTTGCTCGGCCTGGTGAAGCACGCGGCCTTCGTAGAGCGGGTCTGGTTCGGAGAGGCGGTCACCGGGAGACCGCGGTCCGAGCTGGGCATCCCGGAGACCGTGGACGAGTCGTTCGAGCTGACCGCGGATGACACCGTCGGGTCGGTGCTGGCCGAGCACGCCGCGGCCGTGGCGGAGTCGCGCGCGGCGGTCGAGGGGATGACCGGCGACTCGATGCTGACGGGAAACCGTCGCGGTCCCCTCCCCCTGCGGTGGGTGCTCCTGCACGTGCTGCGCGAGCTGGCCCAGCACTGCGGGCACGCGGACATCCTGCGCGAGCAGGTGCTGGCAGCTCGGGACTGA
- a CDS encoding ribonuclease HI family protein codes for MTLEAAADGSALGNPGPAGWGWYVDADRWASGGWERGTNNMGELTAVLDLLQQTGDLEEDLLVYCDSQYAIKSITQWMPGWKHKGWRKGDGKPVANVEIMKALDAAMRPNVRFQWVKGHAGHGLNEEADRLANAAAQAYAAGREPEAGPGFAGASPGGSEHAFEVTTRQPEADLFSLSEEVSDEDQVVALERSLLSDELRADPADVAGLLHPSWQEVGRSGRLRTREQLLAEIAPLAEPVELEVVDTQRLGPDLVLVLWRGSGDGGSTLRSSLWQRTGQQWRQRFHQATPEG; via the coding sequence ATGACGCTCGAAGCAGCCGCCGACGGATCCGCGCTCGGCAACCCCGGACCGGCCGGGTGGGGGTGGTACGTCGACGCGGACCGGTGGGCCAGCGGCGGGTGGGAGCGCGGCACCAACAACATGGGTGAGCTGACCGCGGTGCTCGACCTGCTGCAGCAGACCGGGGACCTGGAGGAGGATCTGCTCGTCTACTGCGACTCGCAGTACGCCATCAAGTCGATCACCCAGTGGATGCCGGGGTGGAAGCACAAGGGCTGGCGCAAGGGGGACGGCAAGCCGGTGGCCAACGTCGAGATCATGAAGGCGCTCGACGCGGCGATGCGCCCCAACGTGCGCTTCCAGTGGGTCAAGGGGCACGCCGGCCACGGGCTCAACGAGGAGGCGGACCGCCTCGCCAACGCCGCGGCGCAGGCGTATGCCGCGGGCCGCGAGCCGGAGGCGGGTCCCGGTTTCGCCGGGGCGTCTCCGGGCGGGTCCGAGCACGCCTTCGAAGTCACCACCCGGCAGCCGGAGGCGGACCTCTTCTCGCTGTCCGAGGAAGTCAGCGACGAGGACCAGGTCGTCGCCCTGGAACGCTCGCTGCTCAGCGACGAGCTGCGCGCCGACCCGGCCGATGTCGCCGGGCTGCTGCACCCGTCGTGGCAGGAAGTCGGCCGGTCCGGGCGGCTGCGGACCCGTGAGCAGCTGCTGGCCGAGATCGCGCCGCTGGCGGAGCCGGTCGAGCTCGAGGTCGTCGACACCCAGCGGCTTGGCCCGGACCTCGTCCTGGTGCTGTGGCGGGGCTCCGGCGACGGCGGGAGCACGCTGCGCAGCTCGCTGTGGCAGCGCACCGGCCAGCAGTGGCGTCAGCGCTTCCACCAGGCGACGCCCGAGGGCTGA
- a CDS encoding MFS transporter produces the protein MALAAADTYVVVLALTDMMAGVGVGIESLQRGTPIISGFLLGYIAVLPLIGRVSDLVDRRRILLWCLVVFVIGSAVTAAAVELPVMVGGRFLQGLGGGGLVPATLALVADLWPPGRRGMPLGVVGAVQEMGSVVGPLLGALVLAVAGWREIFWLNVALGLLALVGVAVIRPSPPTRPPGVANGSPTPHRASGMVAHGPTGRRGRLARATAYLLAALATVLWTLTLWAPEALTTSIDLGVPFVPFDTASASRVATPIGAAAAVATLLLVLVTASRWLPLLLRADLPGATLVAIALGSLVLTFSTANPEEEVLGPWGVWLLPLGAASTVAFLLRQRLAANPLIPEGVVRRRVWPALVVSLLIGAAIVAIVVDVPLLSRLTQGTDETDAALVLVRFLVAVPVGALLGGWLLRRIGPGLVAAPGLAVAAVSIFAMARWERASLDEVVSTTLALVGAGLGVGLAIAPVNDAALADAREDGHGTVSSLVVVARMVGMVVGLALLTSLGLRRFHLEVGTLADPTDTDALLDAAVVQVQTVLTGAGYAAALAAVVALALGVRAISGTRPDGRAAARDVTARAQPSGVAWWKR, from the coding sequence GTGGCCCTCGCCGCGGCCGACACCTACGTCGTCGTCCTGGCGCTCACGGACATGATGGCCGGCGTCGGGGTCGGCATCGAGTCGCTGCAGCGGGGGACCCCGATCATCTCGGGCTTCCTGCTCGGCTACATCGCCGTCCTGCCGCTCATCGGCCGCGTGTCCGACCTGGTCGACCGGCGCCGGATCCTGCTGTGGTGCCTGGTGGTCTTCGTCATCGGCTCGGCCGTGACCGCGGCCGCGGTCGAGCTGCCGGTCATGGTGGGGGGCCGCTTCCTCCAGGGTCTCGGCGGGGGCGGTCTGGTGCCCGCGACCCTGGCGCTGGTGGCCGACCTCTGGCCGCCCGGCCGGCGCGGTATGCCGCTGGGCGTCGTCGGCGCGGTGCAGGAGATGGGCTCGGTCGTCGGTCCGCTGCTGGGCGCGCTCGTCCTCGCCGTCGCCGGGTGGCGGGAGATCTTCTGGCTCAACGTGGCGCTCGGGCTGCTGGCCCTGGTCGGCGTCGCCGTCATCCGGCCCTCGCCCCCCACGCGCCCACCGGGCGTCGCGAATGGTTCCCCCACGCCCCACCGAGCGTCGGGGATGGTTGCCCACGGACCCACCGGGCGTCGCGGAAGGTTGGCGCGGGCGACGGCATACCTGCTGGCGGCGCTCGCGACCGTGCTCTGGACGCTGACCCTGTGGGCGCCCGAGGCCCTGACCACCTCGATCGATCTGGGTGTGCCCTTCGTGCCCTTCGACACCGCGTCGGCCTCCCGGGTCGCGACGCCGATCGGTGCAGCCGCGGCCGTGGCGACGCTGCTCCTGGTGCTCGTCACCGCGTCTCGCTGGCTGCCGCTGCTGCTGCGCGCCGACCTGCCCGGCGCCACCCTCGTGGCCATCGCCCTCGGGTCGCTCGTCCTGACCTTCTCGACGGCCAACCCGGAGGAGGAGGTGCTCGGCCCCTGGGGGGTATGGCTGCTGCCGCTGGGTGCCGCCTCGACCGTGGCCTTCCTGCTCCGGCAACGGCTCGCCGCGAACCCGCTGATCCCCGAGGGCGTCGTCCGCCGCCGGGTCTGGCCCGCGCTGGTCGTCAGCCTCCTCATCGGCGCGGCGATCGTCGCGATCGTCGTCGACGTCCCGCTGCTGTCCCGGCTCACCCAGGGCACCGACGAGACCGATGCGGCGCTGGTGCTGGTGCGCTTCCTCGTCGCCGTGCCCGTTGGTGCGCTGCTCGGGGGCTGGCTGCTGCGCCGCATCGGCCCGGGGCTGGTCGCCGCCCCGGGGCTGGCGGTCGCGGCGGTCTCGATCTTCGCGATGGCGCGCTGGGAACGGGCCTCGCTGGACGAGGTCGTCAGCACCACGCTGGCGCTGGTCGGCGCCGGGCTCGGTGTCGGTCTGGCGATCGCACCGGTCAACGACGCGGCGCTCGCCGACGCCCGCGAGGACGGTCACGGCACCGTCAGCTCGCTCGTCGTCGTGGCGCGCATGGTCGGGATGGTCGTGGGTCTGGCGCTGCTCACCTCCCTCGGCCTGCGTCGGTTCCACCTTGAGGTCGGGACGCTAGCGGACCCCACCGACACCGACGCCCTGCTCGACGCTGCCGTGGTGCAGGTGCAGACGGTCCTGACGGGTGCCGGGTATGCCGCCGCCCTCGCCGCCGTCGTCGCGCTCGCCCTCGGGGTGCGGGCAATCTCGGGCACCCGACCTGACGGCCGCGCCGCCGCTCGCGACGTGACCGCGCGGGCTCAGCCCTCGGGCGTCGCCTGGTGGAAGCGCTGA
- a CDS encoding LppX_LprAFG lipoprotein, translating to MRSPGARHTRGSSMLGVVGLAALVALAGCSDDDGEESATSSAPPPTAQDRLEQAHGVLTDAGSVHLTMAGADLPEEESSYIISADGSGTMDPPAFDGTITAVVAGVQADIPTVALDGQLFVKLPYVPAHVNTDPEELGVPDPATLFDRESGLVSLLTQTDDPQFGERSRAGAEVVQQVVGTLPGEIVTALLYAGDAESSFDVTYGLVEESWQVRSVEITGPFYPPTTSTYTVTLDQYGEPVTVTEP from the coding sequence ATGAGGTCTCCCGGCGCACGGCATACCCGCGGCTCGAGCATGCTCGGGGTGGTGGGGCTCGCCGCCCTCGTCGCGCTCGCGGGGTGCTCCGACGACGACGGCGAGGAGAGCGCGACCAGCTCGGCGCCGCCCCCGACGGCGCAGGACCGGCTGGAGCAGGCCCACGGGGTCCTCACCGACGCTGGGTCGGTCCACCTGACCATGGCCGGCGCCGACCTGCCCGAGGAGGAGAGCTCCTACATCATCAGCGCCGACGGCAGCGGCACGATGGACCCGCCCGCCTTCGACGGCACGATCACCGCGGTCGTGGCCGGGGTCCAGGCCGACATCCCGACCGTCGCGCTCGACGGCCAGCTCTTCGTGAAGCTGCCCTACGTGCCCGCGCACGTCAACACCGACCCGGAGGAGCTGGGCGTGCCCGACCCGGCCACGCTCTTCGACCGGGAGAGCGGCCTGGTGTCGCTGCTCACCCAGACCGACGACCCTCAGTTCGGCGAGCGCTCCCGGGCCGGGGCCGAGGTGGTGCAGCAGGTCGTGGGCACGCTGCCCGGCGAGATCGTCACCGCCCTGCTCTACGCCGGGGACGCCGAGTCCTCCTTCGACGTCACCTACGGGCTGGTCGAGGAGTCCTGGCAGGTCCGCAGCGTCGAGATCACCGGTCCGTTCTACCCCCCGACGACCTCGACCTACACCGTGACCCTCGACCAGTACGGCGAGCCGGTCACGGTCACCGAGCCCTAG
- the pstB gene encoding phosphate ABC transporter ATP-binding protein PstB, with amino-acid sequence MSKRIDVKDLDIYYGDFHAVKTVSMTIEPRSVTAFIGPSGCGKSTVLRTLNRMHEVIPGAYVKGEVAIDGTNLYGRGVDPVDVRRQVGMVFQRPNPFPTMTIKENVLAGVRLNSKRISSKAADELTEKSLRGANLWNEVKDRLDKPGSGLSGGQQQRLCIARAIAIQPEVILMDEPCSALDPISTLAIEDLINELKDKYTVVIVTHNMQQAARVSDKTGFFNLEATGKPGELVEYDSTQNIFNNPSQQATEDYISGRFG; translated from the coding sequence ATGTCCAAGCGCATCGACGTCAAGGATCTCGACATCTACTACGGCGACTTCCACGCCGTGAAGACGGTGTCGATGACCATCGAGCCGCGATCCGTGACCGCCTTCATCGGCCCGTCCGGCTGCGGCAAGTCGACCGTGCTCCGCACCCTCAACCGAATGCACGAGGTCATCCCGGGCGCCTACGTCAAGGGCGAGGTCGCCATCGACGGGACCAACCTCTACGGACGCGGCGTCGACCCGGTCGACGTGCGTCGGCAGGTCGGCATGGTCTTCCAGCGACCCAACCCCTTCCCGACCATGACGATCAAGGAGAACGTCCTCGCGGGCGTGCGGCTCAACAGCAAGCGCATCTCCAGCAAGGCCGCCGACGAGCTGACCGAGAAGTCGCTGCGCGGTGCCAACCTGTGGAACGAGGTCAAGGACCGGCTGGACAAGCCGGGCTCGGGGCTGTCCGGTGGCCAGCAGCAGCGCCTGTGCATCGCGCGGGCCATCGCGATCCAGCCGGAGGTCATCCTCATGGACGAGCCGTGCTCGGCGCTCGACCCGATCTCGACGCTCGCGATCGAGGACCTCATCAACGAGCTCAAGGACAAGTACACCGTCGTCATCGTCACGCACAACATGCAGCAGGCGGCGCGCGTCTCGGACAAGACCGGCTTCTTCAACCTCGAGGCCACCGGCAAGCCGGGGGAGCTCGTGGAGTACGACAGCACGCAGAACATCTTCAACAACCCCAGCCAGCAGGCGACCGAGGACTACATCTCCGGCCGCTTCGGCTAA